The Microbacterium trichothecenolyticum sequence CACCCTCGAGGGAGTGGCGCGGGGCCCGTTGCGATGAATGGTCTCAGTCGGCGGCGTGAAGGCGTGCCGTCTCGTCGTGCCACGACGTGGCGACACTGCGGAGCTTCTCTTCGTACTTGCGGCCGTGGTGCGCGCAGAACAACAGCTCACTGCCGTTCACCTCGGCGGCAATGTACGCCTGTGCGCCGCAGGAGTCGCAGCGATCCGCCGCCGTCAGGCGGTGATCGAGGACGGCTGACGCGTCGGGTGCAGTCGTGGTGGTCATCTCGGGTGCCCTCCTCAAGTGGTCGTTGGGCGAGTCTCCATATACAACCACGCGGATGTTTCCCCTATGCCGCGGCTTGATCACATTTCGCTGTGCGCGTACGACGACCCCACCGCGCTGTGTGTCTGGCAGGGGATGTCGGCGACCCCGATTACGCTGGGAGATCGTGACGTCCGAGTACTCCGCCCATCATCTCCAGGTTCTCGAGGGCCTTGAGGCCGTTCGCAAGCGCCCGGGCATGTACATCGGCTCGACCGACTCCCGTGGTCTCATGCACTGCCTGTGGGAGATCATCGACAACTCCGTCGACGAAGCACTCGGCGGACACGGCTCGCGCATCGACATCGTGCTGCATGCCGACGGCAGCGTCGAGGTGCGCGACCGCGCCCGCGGCATCCCGGTCGACGTGGAGCCGCGCACGGGCCTCACCGGTGTCGAGGTCGTCTTCACCAAGCTGCACGCCGGCGGCAAGTTCGGGGGCGGCTCGTATGCGGCATCCGGAGGTCTGCACGGTGTGGGTGCCTCGGTCGTGAATGCCCTGTCGGAGCGCCTCGACGTCGAGGTCGACCGCGGCGGCAAGACCTACGCCATGTCGTTCCACCGCGGCGAGCCCGGCCTGTTCGCCGGCGATTCGCCCGACTCGGCCTTCACCCCGTTCGAGCGCAGCAGCGAGCTGCGCGTCGTCGGCAAGGCCCCGCGTGGCGTCACCGGCACGCGTATCCGTTACTGGGCCGACCGTCAGATCTTCACGAAAGACGCCGCATTCGGGCTCGACGAGCTCGTGCAGCGCGTGCGGCAGACGGCGTTCCTCGTTCCCGGTCTCGAGATCGTGGTGCTCGACGAACGCGGTGAGGAGCGCGTCGAGACCAGCTACCGCTTCGACGGCGGCATTTCGGAGTTCGCCGACTTCCTCGCCCCCGACGCCGCTGTCACCGACACCTGGCGCCTGACCGGCACCGGCACGTTCACCGAGACCGTTCCCGTCCTGCAGCCCGGCGGTTCGATGGTGCCGACCGAGGTGCAGCGTGAATGCGAGGTCGACATCGCCGTGCGTTGGGGGACGGGCTATGACACGACCACTCGCTCGTTCGTCAACATCATCGCCACCCCCAAGGGCGGCACGCACCAGCAGGGCTTCGAACAGGGCCTCATGAAGGTTCTGCGCGCACAGGTCGAGCAGAACGCCCGCAAGCTCAAGGTCGGAAACGACAAGATCGAGAAGGACGACCTTCTGGCCGGCCTCACCGCGGTGTTGACCGTGCGTCTGCCCGAGCCGCAGTTCGAAGGCCAGACCAAAGAGGTGTTGGGCACTCCCGCGGTCCGTCAGATCGTGGCATCCGTCGTCGCGAAAGAGCTCGCCGCCCGTTTCGCCTCACCCAAGCGCGACGACAAGGCGCAGACGGCGCTGCTTCTCGAGAAGGTCGTCTCCGAGATGAAGGCGCGTATCTCGGCGCGCACGCACAAAGAGACCCAGCGCCGCAAGAACGCGCTCGAGTCGTCGTCGCTCCCGGCCAAGCTCGTCGACTGCCGCTCCAACGACGTCAACGACTCCGAGCTGTTCATCGTCGAGGGCGACTCGGCGCTCGGCACCGCCAAACTCGCCCGTAACAGCGAGTACCAGGCACTGCTGCCCATTCGCGGCAAGATCCTCAACACGCAGAAGGCCTCGATCAGCGACATGCTGTCGAACGCGGAGTGCGCGTCGATCATCCAGGTGATCGGGGCCGGTTCGGGCCGCTCGTTCGATCTCAGCGCCGCACGATACGGCAAGATCATCCTCATGAGCGATGCCGACGTCGACGGCGCGCACATTCGCACGCTGCTGCTCACGCTCTTCTTCCGGTACATGCGTCCGCTCGTCGAGGAGGGGCGCGTCTTCGCCGCGGTGCCCCCGCTGCACCGCGTCGTCGTGATCAACCCCGGCACCAAGCCCAACGAGACGATCTACACCTACAGCGAGCAGGAGCTACACGCGCTCCTCACCAAGCTCAAACGCGGCAACAAGCGCTGGCAGGAGCCGGTGCAACGGTACAAAGGGCCTGGGCGAGATGGATGCCGATCAGCTCGCGACCACGACCATGGACCGTGCCGGGCGGACGCTACGCCGTGTGCGGGTGCAGGACATGGAGGCCGCGGCATCCGTGTTCGACCTGCTCATGGGCAGCGACGTTGCGCCGCGGCGCGAGTTCATCATCGACTCGAGCGATCGGTTGGCGCGCGAGCGTATCGACGTCTGACGCCGAGGCGGGTCGGCTTGGCGCCGGGCGGGAGGTTTGGTCCGCGGCGGAGGTGGCGCCGCCGGTGGCGTGCCGTCCGGCGGAGTTCGGGCCCCACACGCCGTGATGCCGTCGCCTCGAACGGCGTGTCGCCCACCGCCTCCGCCTGACGGCGCGGGCGGTCGGGCTCGGGATCGTGCCGACCCGCGCGCACTCCGCATGACGGCACGCGCGGCATCGCACCGACGCGCGGTGCCGTGCCCTGCTTCTCGTCAGCGGACGACGGTGCCGATCGCGCCGATGACGGCGTCGAGCGGCTGGCCCGACGCGTCGCGTTTGGCCCCGCCCTGGGGCAGGGTGCGTGCCGAGCCGTCGGGCCCGATGGCTCGCGGCTCGACGCCGACCCACGCGAGCACGAGAGCGTCCTCGCCGCGCAACAGACGCTGGGCGCGGACGCCGCCGGTGGCGCGTCCCTTCGCGGGGTACTCGGCGAACGCCGACACCTTCGCGCTGCCCGCGTCGGTACCAGGCAACGCCGTCGACGAGCCGGCGACCGTCACGACGACGGCGTCGAACGCCGACGCGCCGACCACGGCGAAGGCGATCACGCGCGCCCCATCGGACAACCGGATGCCGGCCATGCCACCGGCCGATCTTCCCTGCGGCCGCACCGACGAGGCGTCGAACCGCAGGAGCTGGGCGTCGCTGGCCACGAAGACGAGCTCGGCGTTGTCGCCCGCGGGCGCGGCACCGACCACGCGGTCGCCGTCGCGCAGCGCGATGATCTCGATCTCGTCTTTCGTGCCGAGCTCGCTCGCCGCCACGCGCTTGACCACACCCTGCTGGGTACCGAGCGCGATCGTCGGAGTGTCGGCGAGGGGCACGAGTGCCACGACCGTCTCGCCCTTCGCGAGCGCCAGATACTGCTCGACCTTGGTGCCGGCCGCGACCTGTACGGAATTCGCCGGGACCGATGGAAGGTCGACGGGGGAGAATCGCACGAGCCGACCGGCCGATGTCACGGCTCCGATGTCGCCACGCGTGGTCGTATCGACCGCGGAGCGGATGGCATCGTGCTTCGAGCGACGCGTGGGCGGCACGACGCCACCGCCGGGTGCGTCGGCGATCAGCTCTGCACGCACCATGCGTCCGGTCGCGGTCAGGTACACGCGGCAGGGAGTGTCGGCGATCTGCAGGTCGGCGGCGGCCGCTGCGGCGCGAGAAGAGCGCGGCTGCACCGGTCCGCCGTTGAGGAGCATCGTGCGCCGGGGTGTCCCGTACGCCTCCGCCGCGGCATCCAGCTCCTTCGCGACCTGCTGGCGCAGCAGCGTCTCGCTGCCGAGCAGCTCGACGAGCTGGGCGATCTCGGCGTTCAACTGGTCGCGCTCGGCCTCGAGCTCGATCCGCGAGAACTTGGTGAGGCGGCGTAGACGCAGCTCGAGGATGTACTCAGCCTGCGGGTGCGAGAGGTCGAACACCTCCTGCAGCTTCGTGCGCGCCTGCTCGCCGTCGTCGGAGGAGCGAATGACCTGGATGACCTCGTCGATGTCGAGGATCGCGATGAGCAGACCCTCGACGAGGTGCAGGCGCTCGCGCTTGCGCGCCAGTCGGTACTCGCTGCGCCGTGTGACGACCCGGAGACGGTGATCGATGTACACCCGCAGCATGTCGCGCAGACCGAGCGTCTGCGGCTGGCCGTCGACGAGTGCCACGTTGTTGATGCCGAAGGAGTCCTCGAGCGGAGTCAGCCGGTAGAGCTGCTCCAGCACCGCCTTCGGGTCGAAACCGGTCTTGATGCCGATGACAAGGCGCAGGCCGTTGTTGCGGTCGGTGAGATCGGTCACGTCGGCGATACCCGTGAGCTTTTTCGCCTGCACGGCGTCTTTGATCTTCTCGATCACGCGCTCGGGGCCGACGAGATACGGCAGCTCGGTCACGACGATGCCGGTGCGGCGCGGTCCGAGCGACTCGATCGAGGCCTTCGCCCGGGTGCGGAACGTTCCTCGACCATTCGTGTAGGCGTCTTTGATGCCGTCGAGCCCGACGATGATGCCGCCGGAGGGTAGATCGGGGCCCGGGACGAACTCCATGAGTTCCTCGACCGTGGCATCGGGGTTCTGCAGCAGGTGGGTGGCGGCGCCCACGACCTCGATGAGATTGTGCGGCGCCATGTTCGTGGCCATACCGACCGCGATCCCCGTCGCGCCGTTCACGAGCAGGTTGGGAAACGCCGCGGGCAGGACTTCGGGCTGCTGGAACTGTCCGTCGTAGTTGGGGATGAAGTCGACGACGTCTTCGTCGAGGTTCTCGGTGAGGGCGAGAGCGGCAGCGGCGAGGCGCGCCTCGGTGTACCGGGGGGCGGCCGGTCCGTCGTCGAGCGAGCCGAAGTTGCCGTGCCCGTCGACGAGGGGCACGCGCAGCGAGAAGTGCTGCGCGAGGCGCACGAGGGCGTCGTAGATGGGGGCGTCGCCGTGGGGGTGGAGCTTTCCCATCACCTCACCCACGACGCGGGCGCTCTTCACGTGCCCTCGGTCGGGACGCAGCCCCATCTCCGCCATCTGGTACAGGATGCGCCGCTGAACGGGCTTCAGCCCGTCGCGGGCGTCGGGCAGCGCGCGGGAGTAGATCACCGAGTACGCGTACTCGAGGAACGACCCCTGCATCTCGGTCGAGACATCGACGTCTTCGATGCGCTCGGCGACGGCGGACGACGCGGGGGCGGAGGAACGGGAATCGGGCATAGGTGCGGCCTCGGGTCGGGCGGGCGTCACGGCAGAACGGGGGCGGCGGGTCGTGTGGGAGACTGGCCCCGATGTCACTCAGCCTACCGGCGGACCCGCCGCGCTCCCGGAGCCTCACCGGTGTGGTGACCCAGACGATCGCCGCCCTGACGGGTGACAGCGACTGGTTCGCCCCCGCCCGCAGCGCGATCGTGTTCGTCGTCGACGGACTCGGAGCGCACAACCTCGCCGCCCGGCGCGGCCACGCGAGGTTCCTCGCCTCGGTGGGCGGACGCCGCGACGTCGCGCGCACGGTCTTCCCCTCCACCACCGCCGCCGCGCTGACGAGTCTCCTGACCGGCACCGACCCCGGCGCGCACGGGATCGTCGGCTACCGCGCGCGCGTGCCCGGTACGAACCGGGTCCCGAATCAGCTGCAGGGCTGGGACACCGACGGCCTCGACCCCCGCACCTGGCAACGTCGTCGCCCGCTTCTCGAGCAGTGGGCGGATGCCGGACGTCCCTGCTTCGTCGTGTCGCGGCCGAGCTACGCCGGCACCGGGTTCACCGAGGCGACGCTGCGCGGCGCTGAGCTGGTGTCATCCGACGACGTCGACGAGCGCGTGCGCATCGCCGCCGACCTCGCGGCGCGGCATCCGGGGGCCATGGTCTACCTCTACGCTCCCGAACTCGACACGGCGGGTCACCGCGACGGGTGGGAGTCCGACCGCTGGACCGACGCCCTCGAGACGCTCGACGCCGCCGCCCGCCGCCTCGCGGCCTCCATCGACCCCGGCACCGGTGTGCTGCTCACCGCCGACCACGGCATGGTCGACGTGCCCGCGCACAAGCACGTGCTGCTGCGAGAGGGCGATGCGCTGCTCGACGGTGTCGCCCTCATCGGCGGCGAACCCCGGATGCTGCACCTGTATGCAGAAGACGGACGGGCGGATGCCGTGGCCGCGGCGTGGAAGCAGCGTGAGGCGTCGCGTGCCTGGGTGCTGACGCGCGCTGAAGCCGTCGAGGCCGGACTGTTCGGTGCGGTCGACGACGAGGTCGTGCCGCGGATCGGCGACGTGCTCGTCGCGGCGCGCGGACGCTTCGCCTACTACGACGACCGCGAGGCCGACAAGCGGCCGCAGCGCATGGTGGGGCAGCATGGCTCGCTGACCGAGGAGGAACGCATCGTGCCGCTGCTGCGGCTGGGGGCTTTCGCCTGACCACGAAGACGCCCGACGAGTCGAGAACCTCAGCTCTCGTCGGTGCGCGCCCCGAAGACGATCTCGTCCCACGAGGGCATGGACGGGCGTCCCTTGGTCCGGCGCGAAGAGTCGGACGTCGTCTGCGCGGAGTTCTCCGAAGCGGACGCCTCATCGGCATCCGGGGTCTGTGGGGCCTCCGCCGCGTCGAACAGCGCGACGGGCGGGCTCGTCGGACGCGGCGCGGGATCGCTCTCGATCAGTCCGGGCAGCGGCTCGCGCTGACCGCGGCGCCGACGCAGCGCTTCGAGCAGGTCGGCCGTCTCCGACGAGGCGAGAGGCGCATCGGGCGCACGTTTGATCGCCGCGGCCTGGACGGCGGGGGCGACGGGGCCGGTCGCCTCGACTCCCGGCTCGTCGTCGATGTCGAGGCGGCGCGGGCCGAAGGCTCCGCTGTCGAAGCGCGAGTCGTCCTTCGAGACGGCGTCGAGAGCGCGCAGGCGCGGAATGAGCCCCTCGGGGAGCGAACCCTGCCGCGACAGTTGGATCGCGTCGGCATTCTGCGGCGACAGGCTGCTCCGACGCGGATCGAAGCTCCAGCGTGCGTCGTGTTCGATGCCGTTCGCGGTGAACTCGAGCTTGACCATCCAGCCCGAGCTCTCTTTCCAGCTCGTCCACCGCTCGGCCGATGCGCCGGCTTCGGTCAGCTTCGCCCGCACAGCGGCGCCGAAGGTGATCGGCGCGTCATGCTCGAGAGCACCCCCCAGCAGCACCGGGACGGCGAGAGCCTGCCCCACGACGTGCTCGCGCTCGGCGAGCACCGGCCGCTCGAAGCGCTCGACGTCTTCGACGCGGGCGTTCAACAGGGTCGCCACCTCGCGCGCCGAGAGACCCGCGCGGATGTGTGCCTGGATCTCGCGCGGGCTCGGACGCGAGGAACGGTCGTCGTCGCTGCGGTCACGACGCGCGCGGCGCGCTTCGGCGCGCAGCACCTCGTCGAGCGGCAGGGCGAAGCGTTCGCCCGCCTGTGTCGCGACGACCAGGACGTCGTCCTCGGTGCCGATGACTTTGAGCTGCTCCATGCGAAACACCCCTCCGATCTGCGGTCGACGCCCATGCTGACACGCCCGCCGCACGGTTTCGGGAATATCGCGGGCGCGCCGCGAGTTTCACGCGTGGCCCGATGCGCAACCCGCCCCGGAGCATTTGCTTATCGAGGTCGGGTCATGCAAACTATGGCCGCCCGATCGGGCACCCGATGGGGCACAGCACCACAAAACACCGGAAGTAGAGACCTGCACGCATGGCAACCGATTACGACGCACCGCGCAAGACCGAGGACGACAGCGAGTCGATCGAGGCCCTCAAGGAGCGCGTGCCCGACAAGGCGTCGGGGTCGATCGACAACGAGGATGCCGACAACCCCTCGGGCTTCGAACTGCCCGGCGCCGACCTCTCCGACATCGAGCTCGATGTCGTCGTGCTTCCCGCTCAGGAAGACGAGTTCACCTGCATGAACTGCTTCCTGGTGAAGCACCGCTCGCAGATCGCCGAAGAGAGCGGCTCGGGCTTCATCTGCCTGGAGTGCGCAGCCTGACCTGAGCACGCTGGATCGCCGCGACCAGGCGATCCGGCGTGCGGGTGGACACCACCCACGTCGGCGTCGGGTCGTCGGGATCGGTGACGGGAACCGTCACGACGCCGTCGATCCCACCCCGGATGACGTGCCAGGCGCGGTGGTCGAGACCACTCCCGCGCGCCGTGCGCGCCTCGTCGGCCGAGACGCCGACCGGCGCCCCCAGCAGGTCGACGGGGATGTGGGCGCGCCCCGCCCGCAACTGACCGTCCCGGACCTCCACGACGGGGGAGACCGCGACCAGGCCCACCACGATCGCCACCGAGACCACCAGGCCGATGAACAGCGCCAGCGTGGTGTCGAGCGGTGAGAAGACCAGCGCCGCCATCGGGCCGCACACGGCTGCGGCGACGAGCGCCCACAGCGACGGGCTGAGACGCTCGCGGTAGTCGGCTGCGGTGCGGATGCCGCACCCCCTCTTCTGCATTACCCTCGTGGGGTGACCGAAACGGTGGACGTCCCCATTGTCGCATCCGACCTCCCGGTCTTCGCCCACCCCGGCGATGCCGGAGCCGACCTGACCGCTGCCGAGGCCGTGCGCCTCGAACCCGGTCGACGTGCGCTCGTCGGCACGGGCGTGCGCATCGCCCTGCCGGAGGGATTCGCGGCGTTCGTGGTGCCGCGCAGCGGTCTCGCCGCGAAGCACGGCATCACGATCGTCAACGCGCCGGGCACGATCGACGCGGGTTACCGCGGCGAGATCAAGGTGGCCCTGCTGAACACCGATCTCGACGAGGCGTACGACGTCGCGGTGGGCGACCGCATCGCTCAGCTGATCGTCATGCCCGTTCCGCCCGTCCGTTTCCTCCCCGTCGACGAGCTCCCCGAGAGCGTCCGCGGCGAGGGCGGTTTCGGTTCGAGCGGCTACCAGAGCCTCCAAGGGAGCACCCGATGACCGACACCGACCAGCCCGGGACCGACGTGGCCCCCGCCGCCAAGAGCGCTCCGCTCGACCGCGAGACCTCCGGCCCGTTCGACGAGGCCGAGGCGAATCCCGTTCGCCCCTACATCGACCTCGGCGGCATCAAGATCCTGCCGAGGGAGGGCCTCAACCTCCGTCTCGAGGTCGAGGAGCAGACGAAACGCATCGTCGCCGTCGGTCTCGACTACGCCGATTCCACGCTGCAGGTGCAGCCGTTCGCGGCACCGCGTTCGAGTGGCCTGTGGGAAGAGACGCGCGAGCAGATCCGCCAGCAGGTCAAGCAGCAGGGCGGCCGGGTCGAAGAACGCGAGGGTCCGCTCGGACCCGAGCTGCTCGCCGAGGTCCCGGTCATGGCCGGTGCCGACGGGGCCGCCAAGCGGCTCGCGCGCTTCGTGGGTGTCGACGGACCGCGTTGGTTCCTGCGCGGCGTCGTGGGCGGGGCGGCGACGTCCGACGTCGAGGCCGCAGCGGCCATCGAAGACCTCTTCCGCTCCATCGTCGTGGTGCGCGGCACCTCGCCCATGCCGCCGCGCGACCTCATTCCGCTCCGGATGCCGTCGACCCCCGCCACCGCATGAGCGACGAGTCCGCGCGACCCGGGGCCGACGACGCGCGCGTCCCACTCGACCCGCCTTCGGCCGCCGAGAGTGTCGGTGCGGCGCTGGGGAACGCCGCACGCCGCGCGGGCCTCGACCCGGCGAGGCACGGCTCGACCGGCGCGGCCGTGTGGTCCGCGATGGGCGGGTGGCGCGGCATCCTGGAATCGGTCCTGCCGTCGCTGGCGTTCGTGGTGCTGTTCACCGTGACCATCGATCCTGAGACGCGCCAGGGCAACCTGTGGTTGAGTCTCGGGGTGTCCGTGGGACTCGCCGTGCTCTTCACCCTGGCGCGCCTCGTGGCGAAGTCGCCCCCGGGCGCCGCCATCGGCGGTCTGCTCGCCACGGCGGGCGCGGCGATTCTGGCCCTGGTGACCGGTCGCGGCCAGGACAACTTCGTGCTCGGGTTCTTCACCAATGGCGCCTACGGCACGGCGTTTCTCGTGTCCGCGCTGATCGGGTGGCCCCTCATCGGACTGGCTGCGGGCTACTTGCTGGGGGAGGGCACCGCGTGGCGCGCCGACCGCCGCAAGCGCCGCGCCTACACGTGGTTGTCGATCTCGTGGGCCGCTCTCTTCGCCGCGCGGCTCATCGTGCAGCTGCCTCTGTACTTCGCGGGCGATGTGACCGCGCTGGGCACCCTGAAGATCGTGATGGGACTTCCGCTGTTCGCGCCGATGCTGGCGGTCACCTGGCTCGTGGTGCGCACCCTCTCCCCTCGCCGCGAGTCCTGATATTATCTTGACATCAAGATAAATCCGTCCCCCCGAGCGGTTAGGTCGACCTTCCTGGAATCGACCTCGCGGCGCGGGGAAGATGGAGAAATGCGGGCCGACGCCTGCGCATTCGCCGACGAAGGAGACGATCGTGTCCACGGTTGACAGCTTCGGTGCCAAGAGCACCCTGACGGTCGGCAGCACCGACTACGAGATCTTCCGGATCGACACGGTCGCCGGTCACGAGAAGCTCCCCTTCAGCCTCAAGGTGCTGCTCGAGAACCTGCTGCGCACGGAAGACGGTGCCAACGTCACCAAGGAGCAGATCGAGGCCCTCGGTTCGTGGGTTCCCACGGCCGACCCCGACACCGAGATCCAGTTCACGCCCGCCCGCGTGGTCATGCAGGACTTCACCGGTGTGCCCTGCATCGTCGACCTCGCCACCATGCGCGAGGCCGTGACCGCCCTCGGCGGCGACCCCAACAAGATCAACCCGCTCTCCCCGGCCGAGATGGTCATCGACCACTCGGTCATCGCCGACCTCTTCGGCAGCGAGAACGCCCTCGAGCGCAACGTCGAGATCGAGTACGAGCGCAACGGTGAGCGGTACCAGTTCCTCCGCTGGGGCCAGACGGCGTTCGACGACTTCAAGGTCGTCCCCCCGGGCACCGGCATCGTGCACCAGGTGAACATCGAGCACCTGGCCAAGGTCATCTACGACCGCACGGTCGACGGCGTCCTGCGCGCCTACCCCGACACCTGCGTGGGCACCGACTCCCACACCACCATGGTCAACGGCCTCGGCGTGCTCGGCTGGGGCGTCGGCGGCATCGAGGCCGAGGCCGCCATGCTGGGCCAGCCCGTGTCGATGCTGATCCCGCGCGTCGTCGGCTTCAAGCTCTCGGGCGAGATCCCCGCCGGCGTAACGGCCACCGACGTGGTGCTCACCATCACCGACATGCTGCGCAAGCACGGCGTGGTCGGCAAGTTCGTCGAGTTCTACGGCGAGGGCGTCGCCTCGGTGCCGCTCGCGAACCGTGCGACCATCGGCAACATGAGCCCCGAGTTCGGCTCCACCGCCGCGATGTTCCCCATCGACGACGTCACGCTCGACTACCTGCGCCTCACCGGTCGCGACGAGCAGACCGTGGCGCTCGTCGAGGCGTACGCCAAGGAGCAGAAGCTCTGGCACGACCCGGATCGCGAGCTCGTGTTCAGCGAGTACATGGAGCTCGACCTCGGCACGGTCGTCCCCTCGATCGCCGGCCCCAAGCGCCCGCAGGACCGCATCCTGCTCTCCGAGGCGAAGTCGCAGTTCGAGAAGGACATCCTCAACTACGCCGGCGGTGCGGTCTCCGACTCGCTCGTCGACCTCGAGGTCGACGGCACGTTCCCGGCCTCCGACCCCGGTTCGGTGCCCGGCGAAGAGCACGAGCACGTCACCGAGAGCGAGGTGCTCATCTCGTCGGGCCACCCCGCGAACGCCTCCAACCCGGTCAAGGTCACCACCCCCGAGGGTCAGTCGTACCTGCTCGACAACGGTGCGGTCACCCTCGCGGCGATCACCTCGTGCACCAACACCTCGAACCCCTCGGTCATGATCGCGGCGGGCCTTCTCGCCAAGAACGCCGTCGACAAGGGCCTGAAGCGCAAGCCCTGGGTCAAGACGACGCTCGGCCCCGGGTCGAAGGTCGTCACCGACTACTACGAGAAGTCCGGCCTCGACAAGGCGCTCGAGGGCCTCGACTTCTACACGGTCGGCTACGGCTGCACGATCTGCATCGGAAACTCCGGTCCGCTCATCGAAGAGGTCTCCGAGGCGATCAACGAGAACGACCTCGCCGTCACCGCCGTCCTCTCGGGCAACCGCAACTTCGAGGGTCGCATCAGCCCCGACGTGAAGATGAACTACCTGGCATCCCCGCCGCTGGTCGTCGCTTACGCTCTCGCGGGCTCGATGAACTTCGACTTCGAGACCGACGCCCTGGGCAAGGATCAGAACGGCAACGATGTCTTCCTCAAGGACATCTGGCCGGCCCCCGACCAGGTGCAGACGATCATCGACGCGTCGATCTCGCGCGAGCAGTTCATCCAGCAGTACGCCACCGTCTTCGAGGGCGACGAGCGCTGGAAGAACCTCCCCACGCCGACCGGTCCGGTCTTCGAATGGGATGCCGACTCCACCTACGTGCGCAAGGCTCCCTACTTCGACGGCATGTCGATGGAGCCCTCGCCGGTCACCGACATCACCGGCGCGCGCGTCATGGCGACGCTGGGCGACTCGGTCACGACCGACCACATCAGCCCGGCCGGCAACATCAAGGCGGGCACCCCGGCCGCGCAGTACCTCACGGAGCACGGCGTTGCGCAGAAGGACTTCAACTCGTACGGCTCGCGTCGTGGCAACCACGAGGTCATGATCCGCGGCACGTTCGCCAACATCCGTCTGAAGAACGAGCTCACGGCCGCCGTCAACGACGGCACGGTCGTCGAGGGTGGCTACACCCGCGACTTCACACGCGAGGGCGGCCCGCAGTCGTTCATCTACGACGCGAGCCAGAACTACCAGGCGCAGGGCACCCCGCTGGTGATCTTCGGCGGCAAGGAGTACGGCTCGGGCTCGTCGCGCGACTGGGCGGCCAAGGGCACGAACCTGCTCGGCGTGAAGGCCGTCATCACCGAGAGCTTCGAGCGCATCCACCGCTCCAACCTCATCGGCATGGGAGTCGTCCCGCTGCAGTTCCCCGCCGGTGAGAGCTGGAAGTCGCTGGGCCTCGACGGTACCGAGATCGTCTCGA is a genomic window containing:
- the acnA gene encoding aconitate hydratase AcnA, which produces MSTVDSFGAKSTLTVGSTDYEIFRIDTVAGHEKLPFSLKVLLENLLRTEDGANVTKEQIEALGSWVPTADPDTEIQFTPARVVMQDFTGVPCIVDLATMREAVTALGGDPNKINPLSPAEMVIDHSVIADLFGSENALERNVEIEYERNGERYQFLRWGQTAFDDFKVVPPGTGIVHQVNIEHLAKVIYDRTVDGVLRAYPDTCVGTDSHTTMVNGLGVLGWGVGGIEAEAAMLGQPVSMLIPRVVGFKLSGEIPAGVTATDVVLTITDMLRKHGVVGKFVEFYGEGVASVPLANRATIGNMSPEFGSTAAMFPIDDVTLDYLRLTGRDEQTVALVEAYAKEQKLWHDPDRELVFSEYMELDLGTVVPSIAGPKRPQDRILLSEAKSQFEKDILNYAGGAVSDSLVDLEVDGTFPASDPGSVPGEEHEHVTESEVLISSGHPANASNPVKVTTPEGQSYLLDNGAVTLAAITSCTNTSNPSVMIAAGLLAKNAVDKGLKRKPWVKTTLGPGSKVVTDYYEKSGLDKALEGLDFYTVGYGCTICIGNSGPLIEEVSEAINENDLAVTAVLSGNRNFEGRISPDVKMNYLASPPLVVAYALAGSMNFDFETDALGKDQNGNDVFLKDIWPAPDQVQTIIDASISREQFIQQYATVFEGDERWKNLPTPTGPVFEWDADSTYVRKAPYFDGMSMEPSPVTDITGARVMATLGDSVTTDHISPAGNIKAGTPAAQYLTEHGVAQKDFNSYGSRRGNHEVMIRGTFANIRLKNELTAAVNDGTVVEGGYTRDFTREGGPQSFIYDASQNYQAQGTPLVIFGGKEYGSGSSRDWAAKGTNLLGVKAVITESFERIHRSNLIGMGVVPLQFPAGESWKSLGLDGTEIVSIEGIEQLNEGVTPKTVKVTAEPSEFSPEGKQTVTFDAIVRIDTPGEADYYRNGGILQYVLRSLV